A window from Telopea speciosissima isolate NSW1024214 ecotype Mountain lineage chromosome 8, Tspe_v1, whole genome shotgun sequence encodes these proteins:
- the LOC122671876 gene encoding chlorophyll a-b binding protein CP29.2, chloroplastic-like: protein MATTTAAATSLFLRTRLQDLHFNSGKFQARFGFGGFKKTAPKKSVSKPVIDRPLWFPSTKAPEWLDGSLAGDYGFNPFGLGKPAEYLQFDYDSLDQNLAKNEAGDVIGTRSESFDVRSTPLQPYDEVFGLQRFRECELIHGRWAMLATLGALAVESLTGVTWQDAGKVELIEGASYLGQPLPFSLTSLILIEVLVIGYIEFQRNAELDPEKRLYPGGKFFDPLGLASDPEKKSRLQLAEIKHARLAMVGFLGFAVQAAATGKGPLNNWATHLSDPLHTTIFDTFSSS from the exons atggccaccaccacagCCGCTGCAACATCATTGTTCCTCAGAACTCGCCTTCAGGACTTGCATTTTAACTCAGGCAAGTTCCAAGCCCGGTTCGGTTTCGGTGGATTCAAGAAGACCGCACCGAAGAAGAGCGTGTCCAAACCGGTCATAGACCGGCCTTTGTGGTTCCCAAGTACAAAGGCGCCGGAATGGCTTGACGGAAGCTTAGCGGGAGACTATGGGTTCAACCCGTTCGGGTTGGGTAAGCCGGCGGAGTATTTGCAGTTTGATTACGATTCGTTGGACCAGAACCTGGCGAAGAACGAGGCGGGTGACGTGATCGGAACCCGGTCTGAGAGCTTCGACGTGAGATCTACTCCTTTGCAGCCTTATGACGAGGTGTTTGGGTTACAAAGGTTTAGGGAGTGCGAGCTAATTCATGGAAGGTGGGCCATGTTGGCTACACTTGGTGCACTCGCCGTTGAGTCACTCACCGGTGTCACCTGGCAAGATGCAGGGAAG GTAGAATTGATAGAGGGAGCATCATACCTAGGCCAACCTCTTCCATTCTCCTTGACCTCATTGATATTGATTGAGGTTCTTGTGATCGGATACATTGAGTTCCAAAGGAATGCAGAGCTTGACCCGGAGAAGAGGTTGTACCCTGGAGGCAAGTTCTTTGACCCTCTTGGCTTGGCCTCTGACCCTGAGAAGAAATCCCGCCTTCAACTTGCAGAGATCAAGCATGCCCGTCTTGCCATGGTTGGCTTCCTTGGCTTTGCTGTCCAAGCCGCTGCCACCGGCAAAGGCCCACTTAACAACTGGGCTACCCATTTGAGTGATCCACTTCACACAACCATCTTTGAtaccttctcttcctcttaa